One window from the genome of Rickettsiella endosymbiont of Xylota segnis encodes:
- the aroC gene encoding chorismate synthase, with product MAGNTFGNLFRITTFGESHGGGVGVVLDGCPPGIAISESEIQMELDRRKPGQSRITSPRNEHDQVHILSGFFEGKTTGTPILMLCFNTDMRPEDYESLKNVYRPSHADFTYLMKYGLRDFRGSGRSSARETLARVAAGAIAKKILKQAMNIEIISYVEQVGEIRTTCDYKSVMKESIESNIIRCPDPIAAEKMIALVEEVKKEGDSIGGVIKCVIRNVIPGLGEPVFDKLSADLGKAILSINAAKGFEIGSGFSSACMRGSEHNDLMEIKNGKPAFISNYAGGTLGGISNGEDIYFRAAFKPVSTICKQQKTVNVQNKEIILEAQGRHDPCVLPRAVPIVEAMAALVIMDHYLRYLAVRQKGRYE from the coding sequence ATGGCAGGAAATACATTTGGTAATTTATTTAGAATTACTACATTTGGAGAATCGCATGGGGGTGGAGTGGGTGTGGTTCTTGATGGTTGTCCACCAGGTATCGCTATCTCGGAATCAGAAATTCAGATGGAATTAGATCGACGTAAACCAGGTCAAAGTCGTATTACCTCACCACGCAACGAACATGATCAAGTTCATATTTTATCTGGTTTTTTTGAAGGAAAAACAACCGGTACGCCTATCCTAATGCTTTGTTTTAATACAGATATGCGTCCAGAGGATTATGAATCCTTAAAAAATGTTTATCGGCCATCGCATGCAGATTTTACTTATTTAATGAAATATGGTTTACGAGATTTTCGTGGTAGTGGCCGGTCATCGGCTAGAGAAACACTTGCACGGGTCGCAGCGGGAGCAATTGCGAAAAAGATTCTAAAGCAGGCAATGAATATAGAAATTATCAGTTATGTAGAACAGGTGGGTGAAATACGTACAACATGCGACTATAAATCAGTAATGAAAGAATCTATCGAAAGCAATATTATCCGCTGTCCAGATCCTATTGCGGCTGAAAAAATGATTGCATTAGTGGAAGAAGTTAAAAAAGAAGGCGATTCTATTGGTGGAGTAATCAAATGTGTTATTCGCAATGTCATACCGGGGCTGGGTGAGCCCGTATTTGATAAGTTATCAGCCGATTTAGGTAAAGCTATATTAAGTATTAATGCTGCTAAGGGATTTGAAATAGGTTCAGGGTTTTCATCTGCTTGCATGCGTGGTAGCGAACATAATGATCTTATGGAAATAAAAAACGGTAAGCCAGCTTTTATTTCAAATTATGCCGGCGGAACCTTAGGGGGCATTTCAAATGGAGAAGATATCTATTTCAGAGCTGCTTTTAAACCCGTTTCTACTATTTGTAAACAACAAAAAACAGTGAATGTGCAAAACAAGGAAATCATACTCGAGGCTCAGGGTAGGCACGATCCTTGTGTTTTACCACGA
- a CDS encoding shikimate kinase, with the protein MTLKKLTNKHIILFGFKHVGKTVIGEQLAKVLKKKFIDLDNELEKYFDIQHAQFLTCRQIMQLYGEHYYRKQERLVLQKILQLPSAVIALGGGTVLDENNQREIKAHFLLHIIASPSLVFERIMVAGRPAFFDSDKDAYESFICLWEKRSAIYKRLTQYSVDNSTPLDNAIHQARVYFENN; encoded by the coding sequence TTGACTTTAAAAAAATTGACTAATAAGCATATTATTTTATTTGGATTTAAGCATGTAGGAAAGACGGTGATTGGTGAGCAATTAGCAAAAGTTCTAAAAAAAAAATTTATTGATTTAGATAATGAACTCGAAAAGTATTTCGATATACAGCATGCACAATTTCTTACTTGTCGACAAATCATGCAGTTATATGGTGAACATTATTACCGGAAACAAGAGCGATTAGTGTTACAGAAAATTTTGCAATTACCATCTGCTGTTATCGCATTGGGAGGCGGAACGGTGTTAGATGAAAATAATCAGAGAGAAATTAAAGCCCATTTTTTACTGCATATTATCGCTTCTCCCAGTCTTGTTTTTGAAAGGATTATGGTTGCAGGGCGTCCTGCTTTTTTTGATTCTGATAAAGACGCTTACGAATCATTTATTTGTTTATGGGAGAAAAGAAGCGCAATTTATAAAAGGCTTACTCAATACAGCGTAGATAATAGCACACCTCTAGATAATGCAATCCATCAGGCACGAGTTTATTTTGAAAATAATTAA
- the aroB gene encoding 3-dehydroquinate synthase: MLVQDIFINQIAEHRTHAILIGRSLFDCSSWLPKKKFSQLVIITDSNIKKLYGLRLKKELCALGYLTLLFSFQAGEKSKNYKTKQNIERDMYKHHCDRDTLILALGGGVVGDIAGFIAATFLRGIAYVQIPTSLLAMVDSSIGGKTGINTRFGKNLIGSIYQPLCVVVDISLLKTLLKTHLINGLIECIKMFLTHDAKSFYYIQSYLHSIIQGNKVTLNEVIVRAIRIKAAVVTQDEKDQTERNTLNFGHTIGHALEKLSNYNLLHGYAVAYGILVEATISHLSGLLDFDQLIIIKNLIASLNIHGSDLKKYDFGKLIQATKIDKKVRFRKVNYVLLNQIGHVYVSQQQFVHGIDDRIVKQALEKVIEM; encoded by the coding sequence ATGTTAGTGCAAGATATTTTTATAAACCAAATTGCTGAGCATCGTACTCATGCTATTTTAATTGGACGCTCTTTATTTGATTGTTCTAGTTGGTTGCCTAAAAAGAAATTTAGTCAACTTGTAATTATTACCGATAGCAATATAAAAAAATTATATGGCCTGCGTTTGAAAAAAGAATTGTGTGCACTAGGATATCTTACTTTATTATTTTCTTTTCAGGCGGGAGAAAAATCTAAAAACTACAAAACTAAGCAAAACATTGAGCGTGATATGTATAAACACCATTGTGATCGGGATACTTTAATTTTAGCGCTCGGTGGTGGTGTTGTAGGTGATATTGCTGGTTTTATTGCAGCTACATTTTTACGTGGTATTGCATATGTTCAAATTCCAACTTCTTTATTGGCTATGGTAGATAGTAGTATCGGTGGTAAAACGGGAATTAATACGAGGTTTGGTAAAAATCTTATCGGTAGTATTTATCAGCCGCTTTGTGTTGTTGTAGATATTTCATTGTTAAAAACTTTATTGAAAACCCATTTAATTAATGGATTAATTGAATGTATTAAAATGTTTTTGACACACGATGCAAAAAGTTTTTATTACATCCAATCTTATCTTCATTCAATTATTCAAGGGAATAAAGTTACATTAAATGAAGTCATCGTTCGAGCTATCCGTATTAAAGCGGCTGTGGTAACACAAGATGAAAAAGATCAAACTGAACGAAACACACTTAATTTTGGTCATACAATTGGACATGCTTTGGAAAAATTATCGAATTATAATTTGTTGCATGGATATGCCGTTGCTTACGGGATATTGGTCGAAGCGACTATTTCTCATTTATCAGGTTTGTTAGATTTTGATCAGTTAATCATTATTAAAAATTTAATTGCGAGTCTAAATATTCATGGTAGTGACTTAAAAAAATATGATTTTGGTAAATTAATTCAAGCGACAAAAATTGATAAAAAAGTACGTTTTAGAAAAGTAAACTATGTTTTATTAAATCAGATTGGTCATGTGTATGTGTCGCAACAACAATTTGTTCATGGAATTGATGATCGCATTGTTAAACAAGCATTAGAAAAAGTTATCGAGATGTGA
- a CDS encoding type II 3-dehydroquinate dehydratase, with protein sequence MKIIKSAHNILLLHGINLNILGKRETKHYGVLTLQDLEIFTKNEAKKFGYKVTTYQSNYEGALIDKLQTETKYSSGIIINAGAFTHYSYGLYDALLDTRLPVVEVHLSDIDQREAWRKHSVISPACIKVIKGKKEQGYKDAVNILIEYLQCENNP encoded by the coding sequence TTGAAAATAATTAAAAGTGCACACAATATTTTATTATTACATGGTATTAATTTAAATATCCTTGGCAAACGTGAAACAAAACATTACGGCGTTCTAACACTACAGGATTTAGAAATTTTTACTAAAAATGAAGCGAAAAAATTTGGTTATAAAGTAACTACTTATCAATCCAATTATGAAGGCGCTTTGATTGATAAGTTACAAACGGAAACAAAATATAGTTCAGGAATTATTATCAATGCGGGTGCTTTCACACACTATAGCTATGGACTGTATGATGCATTGCTTGATACTCGTTTGCCAGTAGTAGAAGTACATTTGTCTGATATCGACCAACGAGAAGCATGGCGTAAACATTCAGTTATTTCCCCTGCGTGTATCAAAGTTATTAAAGGAAAAAAAGAACAAGGGTATAAAGATGCTGTTAATATATTAATAGAGTACCTGCAATGTGAAAATAACCCATAA
- the aroE gene encoding shikimate dehydrogenase encodes MKITHKTRLNMVIGYPLTHSQSPFLHQTIYKELEIDNVLLAQPHRSLKAVIQTIKTLSIELTAVTLPYKEQVIQYLDVCSSEVQALKAANTIIQREGKLYGYNTDIEGIAFALRKVTIKNKKVLVIGAGGAARAIGYFLKKHHAYIFWLNRTKEKAVILANEFGNEVIVQDDYIKQSFDIVINTTSIGLYPDVHKSPLPYMTFHNKQVVFDMIYNPMKTTFLKQAEKNRATVISGLDMFIGQGLKQIELLTSKMYPLDRINFLRKLLICNQ; translated from the coding sequence GTGAAAATAACCCATAAAACACGTTTAAATATGGTGATTGGTTATCCTTTAACGCATTCACAAAGCCCTTTTTTACATCAAACGATTTACAAAGAACTTGAGATTGATAACGTGCTTTTAGCACAACCCCATAGATCACTGAAAGCTGTCATTCAAACTATTAAAACTTTATCAATTGAGTTAACTGCTGTGACTTTGCCTTATAAAGAACAAGTCATACAATATTTGGATGTATGTAGTTCAGAAGTTCAGGCACTTAAAGCCGCTAATACCATTATTCAACGGGAGGGTAAATTATATGGATATAACACAGATATAGAGGGCATCGCTTTTGCTTTACGCAAGGTTACGATAAAAAATAAAAAAGTGCTTGTCATTGGTGCAGGTGGTGCAGCAAGAGCGATCGGATATTTTCTTAAAAAACACCATGCCTACATTTTCTGGCTGAATCGCACAAAAGAGAAGGCAGTTATATTAGCAAATGAATTTGGAAATGAAGTTATTGTTCAGGATGATTACATAAAACAGTCTTTTGACATCGTCATAAATACGACATCGATTGGATTATATCCAGACGTCCATAAATCTCCCTTACCTTATATGACGTTTCATAATAAACAGGTTGTTTTTGATATGATTTATAATCCTATGAAAACGACATTTTTGAAACAGGCAGAAAAAAATCGGGCAACAGTTATTTCTGGATTGGATATGTTTATAGGTCAAGGATTAAAACAAATTGAATTGCTAACAAGTAAAATGTACCCGCTAGATCGGATAAATTTTTTACGTAAGCTGTTAATATGCAATCAATGA